The following are encoded in a window of Microcaecilia unicolor chromosome 14, aMicUni1.1, whole genome shotgun sequence genomic DNA:
- the CNTROB gene encoding centrobin isoform X3: MNKVLPHLDLSLFSEDLMSDVEPFPASYAGSTPCTPTNVSKILFEGSAASQRERTAPSPTHSSEVTAQLYASLRRSKEVEAEARSQLEQCNSSRRAFLNWERDSQSPETSLREMNTSLNSTSRDRSFQPAERMENSARILLASRFGGSQEPFATPSSSQHPQMPLFVSPDDLISLSGCEAPQELSAPPVTLRYEPKAVEVTAVDDHNHEDLDTLAKEMSRTLSTGIQTSAVKQVRTSQQGTKWPEAHFGDGVGPLTPTEHAPDICRFFPPAQPLQEASPPVSATGLEELFPRYASLGPVAPRDPSSYSEIQLLRNSLEKERTRRKHLERHIQNLQTRTLELHQQLAIAISADKKKDAMIEQLDKTLAKVVEGWNKHEAERNESMCRLQEEKQAAEKVQAHRQEMLSKLETKLAQVMEALSREQQAARDREKEKEILEGEKVLLARNLELEKERCLSLQSERDASVAAKTYEERQLETLRATLEEQQEAWAQRERQLEERYCQLKEENEFQIEREKLAFKKEAQHALDAQQLLTSVQAEVQQLEGNLDVVRHERDSLQLEISLAKVRYESQKLKLESDLKVALEQQVTEQLAELHRENMQQMMTLREQHRKQLLELSTAQEKELASQLSQFQAEMQERDEKQRRVMDEYELRLARNQEEIQDLLSSRRKLELQRAEMVGRLKTMMQSHWNEALRFLMSEGSSSGHQLQRELSQPPLAASTDSVMPRTLDGNPPPPFTSSLGLSEMERRATPGASFQEGPQNSLPEHSGITVSELRPHIDSWESHAAFPWAVPLQPALQRSSQQQDAQPSAASQQTEHSSYVHSSEGKFYPLLSSDLSQLLNHSIVSQYSFNPLEPLPDETALGFEQDNPAEHPFTDEPEKVMGSDPAVSEDSLLQNPSIEKLKRQDLQQYIQLLLDRTPGDPLNEKQEKPEQGGSLGFQDKLLDCWDQTRLPVSSQQIMSRIPPAVQKTKAPEIISRIISQGAYSPPKPNIGPQSGVVSPKALAEISRWLHCQQVRTDHTMPRMEELLTYLQAMDHSKAHLSSRFQDKEERSYSQPSARRNLDPRLNEAVRKEPPSATRRPVSARPVSEKNQLAPKLSKKAAPSGQSSTKGSKSGIWR, encoded by the exons ATGAACAAGGTGCTACCCCATCTGGACTTGTCATTATTCAGCGAAGATCTAATGAGCGATGTGGAGCCCTTCCCAGCTTCCTATGCTGGTTCCACTCCTTGCACCCCAACTAACGTCTCAAAGATCCTGTTTGAGGGCTCCGCTGCATCACAAAGGGAGAGGACTGCTCCATCACCGACGCACTCCTCAGAGGTCACAGCCCAGCTCTATGCCTCACTTCGTAGGAGCAAGGAAGTGGAAGCAGAAGCACGGAGCCAGCTAGAGCAATGCAACTCCAGCCGGCGTGCCTTTCTGAACTGGGAGAGGGACTCCCAGTCACCAGAGACCTCCCTAAGAGAGATGAACACCTCGCTCAATAGCACCTCACGGGACAGGAGCTTCCAGCCTGCAGAGAGGATGGAGAACAGCGCCCGGATCCTCCTCGCCTCACGATTTGGAGGCAGTCAGGAACCTTTTGCTACCCCTAGCTCCTCTCAGCATCCACAGATGCCTCTATTCGTATCCCCAGATGATCTTATTAGCCTTTCAGGTTGTGAGGCTCCTCAGGAGCTCTCAGCACCTCCTGTAACGCTGAGGTATGAGCCCAAGGCTGTGGAGGTAACAGCTGTGGATGACCACAACCATGAGGATCTGGATACTCTAGCAAAGGAAATGAGCCGGACTTTATCAACTGGAATCCAGACCAGCGCTGTGAAGCAGGTGAGGACATCTCAACAGGGAACCA AATGGCCGGAGGCACATTTCGGAGATGGAGTCGGTCCGCTTACACCTACAGAGCATGCTCCAGATATCTGCCGCTTCTTCCCACC TGCTCAGCCACTGCAAGAAGCCTCTCCACCAGTCTCGGCCACAGGACTCGAGGAGCTGTTTCCCCGCTATGCCAGCCTCGGGCCTGTAGCCCCAAGGGACCCCTCATCCTACTCTGAGATCCAGCTACTTCGAAACTCTTTAGAGAAGGAACGGACTCGACGTAAG caTCTGGAGCGACACATTCAGAACCTTCAGACCCGAACACTGGAGCTGCATCAGCAGCTGGCTATCGCCATATCTGCTGATAAGAAAAAGGATGCAATGATCGAGCAGCTAGATAAG ACTCTAGCTAAGGTGGTGGAAGGGTGGAACAAGCATGAGGCAGAGCGCAATGAATCCATGTGTCGACTACAAGAGGAGAAGCAGGCAGCAGAGAAGGTCCAAGCACATCGGCAGGAG ATGCTGTCCAAATTGGAGACAAAGCTGGCCCAGGTCATGGAAGCTCTGTCTAGGGAGCAGCAAGCGGCCAGAGatcgagagaaagaaaaagagattcTG GAAGGAGAGAAGGTGCTGCTGGCAAGGAACCTGGAGTTGGAGAAGGAGCGTTGCCTGAGCCTGCAGTCTGAGCGGGATGCTAGTGTGGCTGCaaagacgtatgaggaaagacaGCTGGAGACTCTGCGAGCCACACTAGAGGAGCAGCAGGAGGcctgggctcagagagagaggcagCTGGAAGAACGCTACTGCCAGCTAAAGGAGGAGAATGAATTTCAGATTGAGAGAGAGAAG TTGGCTTTCAAGAAAGAAGCTCAGCATGCCTTGGACGCTCAGCAGCTCTTGACCTCTGTGCAAGCAGAGGTACAGCAGTTGGAGGGGAACTTAGATGTGGTCCGGCATGAGAGGGACAGCCTGCAGCTGGAAATTAGCCTTGCCAAG GTCCGCTATGAGTCACAGAAGTTGAAACTGGAGTCGGACCTGAAGGTGGCATTGGAGCAGCAGGTCACCGAACAACTGGCTGAACTGCACAGAGAGAACATGCAGCAGATGATGACCTTACGGGAGCAGCACAG GAAACAGCTGTTGGAGCTAAGCACTGCGCAGGAAAAGGAGCTGGCTAGTCAGCTTTCCCAGTTTCAGGCAGAGATGCAGGAGCGGGATGAAAAGCAGCGACGTGTGATGGACGAGTATGAGCTCAG GTTAGCTCGAAATCAGGAGGAGATCCAGGACCTACTGTCTAGCCGAAGGAAGTTGGAGCTGCAAAGGGCAGAAATGGTGGGACGCCTGAAGACCATGATGCAGTCTCACTGGAATGAGGCCCTCCGCTTCTTAATGAGTGAGGGGTCATCTTCAGGACACCAG CTTCAGAGAGAACTTTCCCAGCCTCCTCTGGCTGCCTCTACAGACTCCGTGATGCCAAGAACCTTGGATGGGAATCCTCCACCTCCCTttacctcctccctgggcctatcCGAGATGGAGCGTAGAGCCACTCCAGGGGCCTCGTTTCAGGAGGGACCCCAGAATTCCCTACCTGAGCATTCTGGCATCACTGTGTCCGAGCTGAGACCCCATATTGACAGCTGGGAATCCCACGCTGCTTTCCCCTGGGCAGTGCCCTTGCAACCAGCCCTCCAGCGCAGTTCTCAGCAGCAGGACGCCCAGCCCAGCGCTGCCAGCCAACAGACAGAGCACAGCAGCTACGTCCACTCCAGCGAAGGCAAGTTCTACCCACTGCTCTCCTCCGACCTCAGCCAGCTGCTGAACCACAGCATCGTCAGCCAGTACAGCTTCAACCCACTGGAGCCCCTACCTGACGAAACAG CACTCGGCTTTGAGCAGGACAACCCAGCGGAGCACCCATTCACCGATGAGCCTGAAAAAGTGATGGGGTCAGATCCAGCAGTCAGCGAGGACAGCCTGTTGCAGAACCCCAGCATAGAGAAACTGAAGCGCCAAGATCTGCAGCAGTACATCCAGTTG CTGCTGGACCGTACACCTGGAGATCCCCTAAATGAGAAGCAGGAGAAGCCTGAACAAG GAGGATCTCTGGGTTTCCAAGACAAGCTTCTGGATTGTTGGGACCAGACACGACTCCCAGTATCCAGTCAGCAAATCATGTCTCGCATCCCACCAGCTGTGCAGAAAACCAAGGCCCCTGAAATCATTTCCAGGATCATAAGCCAAGGAGCATATAGCCCACCTAAACCAAacatag GTCCTCAGAGTGGAGTGGTATCACCCAAGGCATTGGCAGAGATTTCCCGCTGGCTTCATTGTCAGCAGGTTCGCACTGACCACACCATGCCCAGGATGGAGGAGCTTCTCACATACCTACAAGCCATGGACCACAGCAA AGCACATCTCTCTTCCAGGTTCCAAGATAAAGAAGAGAGGAGTTACAGCCAACCCTCAGCTCGCCGCAACCTGGACCCTCGACTGAATGAGGCTGTCAGGAAGGAG ccACCATCTGCCACCCGTCGCCCTGTCTCTGCACGTCCCGTTAGTGAGAAGAATCAGCTTGCCCCAAAGCTCAGCAAGAAGGCAGCGCCCTCAGGCCAAAGTAGCACAAAGGGCAGCAAATCTGGCATCTGGAGATAA
- the CNTROB gene encoding centrobin isoform X1: MNKVLPHLDLSLFSEDLMSDVEPFPASYAGSTPCTPTNVSKILFEGSAASQRERTAPSPTHSSEVTAQLYASLRRSKEVEAEARSQLEQCNSSRRAFLNWERDSQSPETSLREMNTSLNSTSRDRSFQPAERMENSARILLASRFGGSQEPFATPSSSQHPQMPLFVSPDDLISLSGCEAPQELSAPPVTLRYEPKAVEVTAVDDHNHEDLDTLAKEMSRTLSTGIQTSAVKQNGRRHISEMESVRLHLQSMLQISAASSHRDSLGLLAPTNEKRGNDSFESDSTVNLINAQPLQEASPPVSATGLEELFPRYASLGPVAPRDPSSYSEIQLLRNSLEKERTRRKHLERHIQNLQTRTLELHQQLAIAISADKKKDAMIEQLDKTLAKVVEGWNKHEAERNESMCRLQEEKQAAEKVQAHRQEMLSKLETKLAQVMEALSREQQAARDREKEKEILEGEKVLLARNLELEKERCLSLQSERDASVAAKTYEERQLETLRATLEEQQEAWAQRERQLEERYCQLKEENEFQIEREKLAFKKEAQHALDAQQLLTSVQAEVQQLEGNLDVVRHERDSLQLEISLAKVRYESQKLKLESDLKVALEQQVTEQLAELHRENMQQMMTLREQHRKQLLELSTAQEKELASQLSQFQAEMQERDEKQRRVMDEYELRLARNQEEIQDLLSSRRKLELQRAEMVGRLKTMMQSHWNEALRFLMSEGSSSGHQLQRELSQPPLAASTDSVMPRTLDGNPPPPFTSSLGLSEMERRATPGASFQEGPQNSLPEHSGITVSELRPHIDSWESHAAFPWAVPLQPALQRSSQQQDAQPSAASQQTEHSSYVHSSEGKFYPLLSSDLSQLLNHSIVSQYSFNPLEPLPDETALGFEQDNPAEHPFTDEPEKVMGSDPAVSEDSLLQNPSIEKLKRQDLQQYIQLLLDRTPGDPLNEKQEKPEQGGSLGFQDKLLDCWDQTRLPVSSQQIMSRIPPAVQKTKAPEIISRIISQGAYSPPKPNIGPQSGVVSPKALAEISRWLHCQQVRTDHTMPRMEELLTYLQAMDHSKAHLSSRFQDKEERSYSQPSARRNLDPRLNEAVRKEPPSATRRPVSARPVSEKNQLAPKLSKKAAPSGQSSTKGSKSGIWR, encoded by the exons ATGAACAAGGTGCTACCCCATCTGGACTTGTCATTATTCAGCGAAGATCTAATGAGCGATGTGGAGCCCTTCCCAGCTTCCTATGCTGGTTCCACTCCTTGCACCCCAACTAACGTCTCAAAGATCCTGTTTGAGGGCTCCGCTGCATCACAAAGGGAGAGGACTGCTCCATCACCGACGCACTCCTCAGAGGTCACAGCCCAGCTCTATGCCTCACTTCGTAGGAGCAAGGAAGTGGAAGCAGAAGCACGGAGCCAGCTAGAGCAATGCAACTCCAGCCGGCGTGCCTTTCTGAACTGGGAGAGGGACTCCCAGTCACCAGAGACCTCCCTAAGAGAGATGAACACCTCGCTCAATAGCACCTCACGGGACAGGAGCTTCCAGCCTGCAGAGAGGATGGAGAACAGCGCCCGGATCCTCCTCGCCTCACGATTTGGAGGCAGTCAGGAACCTTTTGCTACCCCTAGCTCCTCTCAGCATCCACAGATGCCTCTATTCGTATCCCCAGATGATCTTATTAGCCTTTCAGGTTGTGAGGCTCCTCAGGAGCTCTCAGCACCTCCTGTAACGCTGAGGTATGAGCCCAAGGCTGTGGAGGTAACAGCTGTGGATGACCACAACCATGAGGATCTGGATACTCTAGCAAAGGAAATGAGCCGGACTTTATCAACTGGAATCCAGACCAGCGCTGTGAAGCAG AATGGCCGGAGGCACATTTCGGAGATGGAGTCGGTCCGCTTACACCTACAGAGCATGCTCCAGATATCTGCCGCTTCTTCCCACC GAGATTCCCTAGGCCTTTTAGCCCCAACCAATGAGAAGAGGGGCAATGATTCCTTTGAAAGCGACAGCACCGTCAACCTTATCAA TGCTCAGCCACTGCAAGAAGCCTCTCCACCAGTCTCGGCCACAGGACTCGAGGAGCTGTTTCCCCGCTATGCCAGCCTCGGGCCTGTAGCCCCAAGGGACCCCTCATCCTACTCTGAGATCCAGCTACTTCGAAACTCTTTAGAGAAGGAACGGACTCGACGTAAG caTCTGGAGCGACACATTCAGAACCTTCAGACCCGAACACTGGAGCTGCATCAGCAGCTGGCTATCGCCATATCTGCTGATAAGAAAAAGGATGCAATGATCGAGCAGCTAGATAAG ACTCTAGCTAAGGTGGTGGAAGGGTGGAACAAGCATGAGGCAGAGCGCAATGAATCCATGTGTCGACTACAAGAGGAGAAGCAGGCAGCAGAGAAGGTCCAAGCACATCGGCAGGAG ATGCTGTCCAAATTGGAGACAAAGCTGGCCCAGGTCATGGAAGCTCTGTCTAGGGAGCAGCAAGCGGCCAGAGatcgagagaaagaaaaagagattcTG GAAGGAGAGAAGGTGCTGCTGGCAAGGAACCTGGAGTTGGAGAAGGAGCGTTGCCTGAGCCTGCAGTCTGAGCGGGATGCTAGTGTGGCTGCaaagacgtatgaggaaagacaGCTGGAGACTCTGCGAGCCACACTAGAGGAGCAGCAGGAGGcctgggctcagagagagaggcagCTGGAAGAACGCTACTGCCAGCTAAAGGAGGAGAATGAATTTCAGATTGAGAGAGAGAAG TTGGCTTTCAAGAAAGAAGCTCAGCATGCCTTGGACGCTCAGCAGCTCTTGACCTCTGTGCAAGCAGAGGTACAGCAGTTGGAGGGGAACTTAGATGTGGTCCGGCATGAGAGGGACAGCCTGCAGCTGGAAATTAGCCTTGCCAAG GTCCGCTATGAGTCACAGAAGTTGAAACTGGAGTCGGACCTGAAGGTGGCATTGGAGCAGCAGGTCACCGAACAACTGGCTGAACTGCACAGAGAGAACATGCAGCAGATGATGACCTTACGGGAGCAGCACAG GAAACAGCTGTTGGAGCTAAGCACTGCGCAGGAAAAGGAGCTGGCTAGTCAGCTTTCCCAGTTTCAGGCAGAGATGCAGGAGCGGGATGAAAAGCAGCGACGTGTGATGGACGAGTATGAGCTCAG GTTAGCTCGAAATCAGGAGGAGATCCAGGACCTACTGTCTAGCCGAAGGAAGTTGGAGCTGCAAAGGGCAGAAATGGTGGGACGCCTGAAGACCATGATGCAGTCTCACTGGAATGAGGCCCTCCGCTTCTTAATGAGTGAGGGGTCATCTTCAGGACACCAG CTTCAGAGAGAACTTTCCCAGCCTCCTCTGGCTGCCTCTACAGACTCCGTGATGCCAAGAACCTTGGATGGGAATCCTCCACCTCCCTttacctcctccctgggcctatcCGAGATGGAGCGTAGAGCCACTCCAGGGGCCTCGTTTCAGGAGGGACCCCAGAATTCCCTACCTGAGCATTCTGGCATCACTGTGTCCGAGCTGAGACCCCATATTGACAGCTGGGAATCCCACGCTGCTTTCCCCTGGGCAGTGCCCTTGCAACCAGCCCTCCAGCGCAGTTCTCAGCAGCAGGACGCCCAGCCCAGCGCTGCCAGCCAACAGACAGAGCACAGCAGCTACGTCCACTCCAGCGAAGGCAAGTTCTACCCACTGCTCTCCTCCGACCTCAGCCAGCTGCTGAACCACAGCATCGTCAGCCAGTACAGCTTCAACCCACTGGAGCCCCTACCTGACGAAACAG CACTCGGCTTTGAGCAGGACAACCCAGCGGAGCACCCATTCACCGATGAGCCTGAAAAAGTGATGGGGTCAGATCCAGCAGTCAGCGAGGACAGCCTGTTGCAGAACCCCAGCATAGAGAAACTGAAGCGCCAAGATCTGCAGCAGTACATCCAGTTG CTGCTGGACCGTACACCTGGAGATCCCCTAAATGAGAAGCAGGAGAAGCCTGAACAAG GAGGATCTCTGGGTTTCCAAGACAAGCTTCTGGATTGTTGGGACCAGACACGACTCCCAGTATCCAGTCAGCAAATCATGTCTCGCATCCCACCAGCTGTGCAGAAAACCAAGGCCCCTGAAATCATTTCCAGGATCATAAGCCAAGGAGCATATAGCCCACCTAAACCAAacatag GTCCTCAGAGTGGAGTGGTATCACCCAAGGCATTGGCAGAGATTTCCCGCTGGCTTCATTGTCAGCAGGTTCGCACTGACCACACCATGCCCAGGATGGAGGAGCTTCTCACATACCTACAAGCCATGGACCACAGCAA AGCACATCTCTCTTCCAGGTTCCAAGATAAAGAAGAGAGGAGTTACAGCCAACCCTCAGCTCGCCGCAACCTGGACCCTCGACTGAATGAGGCTGTCAGGAAGGAG ccACCATCTGCCACCCGTCGCCCTGTCTCTGCACGTCCCGTTAGTGAGAAGAATCAGCTTGCCCCAAAGCTCAGCAAGAAGGCAGCGCCCTCAGGCCAAAGTAGCACAAAGGGCAGCAAATCTGGCATCTGGAGATAA
- the CNTROB gene encoding centrobin isoform X2, which translates to MNKVLPHLDLSLFSEDLMSDVEPFPASYAGSTPCTPTNVSKILFEGSAASQRERTAPSPTHSSEVTAQLYASLRRSKEVEAEARSQLEQCNSSRRAFLNWERDSQSPETSLREMNTSLNSTSRDRSFQPAERMENSARILLASRFGGSQEPFATPSSSQHPQMPLFVSPDDLISLSGCEAPQELSAPPVTLRYEPKAVEVTAVDDHNHEDLDTLAKEMSRTLSTGIQTSAVKQNGRRHISEMESVRLHLQSMLQISAASSHRDSLGLLAPTNEKRGNDSFESDSTVNLINAQPLQEASPPVSATGLEELFPRYASLGPVAPRDPSSYSEIQLLRNSLEKERTRRKHLERHIQNLQTRTLELHQQLAIAISADKKKDAMIEQLDKTLAKVVEGWNKHEAERNESMCRLQEEKQAAEKVQAHRQEMLSKLETKLAQVMEALSREQQAARDREKEKEILEGEKVLLARNLELEKERCLSLQSERDASVAAKTYEERQLETLRATLEEQQEAWAQRERQLEERYCQLKEENEFQIEREKLAFKKEAQHALDAQQLLTSVQAEVQQLEGNLDVVRHERDSLQLEISLAKVRYESQKLKLESDLKVALEQQVTEQLAELHRENMQQMMTLREQHRKQLLELSTAQEKELASQLSQFQAEMQERDEKQRRVMDEYELRLARNQEEIQDLLSSRRKLELQRAEMVGRLKTMMQSHWNEALRFLMSEGSSSGHQLQRELSQPPLAASTDSVMPRTLDGNPPPPFTSSLGLSEMERRATPGASFQEGPQNSLPEHSGITVSELRPHIDSWESHAAFPWAVPLQPALQRSSQQQDAQPSAASQQTEHSSYVHSSEGKFYPLLSSDLSQLLNHSIVSQYSFNPLEPLPDETALGFEQDNPAEHPFTDEPEKVMGSDPAVSEDSLLQNPSIEKLKRQDLQQYIQLLLDRTPGDPLNEKQEKPEQGGSLGFQDKLLDCWDQTRLPVSSQQIMSRIPPAVQKTKAPEIISRIISQGAYSPPKPNIGPQSGVVSPKALAEISRWLHCQQVRTDHTMPRMEELLTYLQAMDHSKFQDKEERSYSQPSARRNLDPRLNEAVRKEPPSATRRPVSARPVSEKNQLAPKLSKKAAPSGQSSTKGSKSGIWR; encoded by the exons ATGAACAAGGTGCTACCCCATCTGGACTTGTCATTATTCAGCGAAGATCTAATGAGCGATGTGGAGCCCTTCCCAGCTTCCTATGCTGGTTCCACTCCTTGCACCCCAACTAACGTCTCAAAGATCCTGTTTGAGGGCTCCGCTGCATCACAAAGGGAGAGGACTGCTCCATCACCGACGCACTCCTCAGAGGTCACAGCCCAGCTCTATGCCTCACTTCGTAGGAGCAAGGAAGTGGAAGCAGAAGCACGGAGCCAGCTAGAGCAATGCAACTCCAGCCGGCGTGCCTTTCTGAACTGGGAGAGGGACTCCCAGTCACCAGAGACCTCCCTAAGAGAGATGAACACCTCGCTCAATAGCACCTCACGGGACAGGAGCTTCCAGCCTGCAGAGAGGATGGAGAACAGCGCCCGGATCCTCCTCGCCTCACGATTTGGAGGCAGTCAGGAACCTTTTGCTACCCCTAGCTCCTCTCAGCATCCACAGATGCCTCTATTCGTATCCCCAGATGATCTTATTAGCCTTTCAGGTTGTGAGGCTCCTCAGGAGCTCTCAGCACCTCCTGTAACGCTGAGGTATGAGCCCAAGGCTGTGGAGGTAACAGCTGTGGATGACCACAACCATGAGGATCTGGATACTCTAGCAAAGGAAATGAGCCGGACTTTATCAACTGGAATCCAGACCAGCGCTGTGAAGCAG AATGGCCGGAGGCACATTTCGGAGATGGAGTCGGTCCGCTTACACCTACAGAGCATGCTCCAGATATCTGCCGCTTCTTCCCACC GAGATTCCCTAGGCCTTTTAGCCCCAACCAATGAGAAGAGGGGCAATGATTCCTTTGAAAGCGACAGCACCGTCAACCTTATCAA TGCTCAGCCACTGCAAGAAGCCTCTCCACCAGTCTCGGCCACAGGACTCGAGGAGCTGTTTCCCCGCTATGCCAGCCTCGGGCCTGTAGCCCCAAGGGACCCCTCATCCTACTCTGAGATCCAGCTACTTCGAAACTCTTTAGAGAAGGAACGGACTCGACGTAAG caTCTGGAGCGACACATTCAGAACCTTCAGACCCGAACACTGGAGCTGCATCAGCAGCTGGCTATCGCCATATCTGCTGATAAGAAAAAGGATGCAATGATCGAGCAGCTAGATAAG ACTCTAGCTAAGGTGGTGGAAGGGTGGAACAAGCATGAGGCAGAGCGCAATGAATCCATGTGTCGACTACAAGAGGAGAAGCAGGCAGCAGAGAAGGTCCAAGCACATCGGCAGGAG ATGCTGTCCAAATTGGAGACAAAGCTGGCCCAGGTCATGGAAGCTCTGTCTAGGGAGCAGCAAGCGGCCAGAGatcgagagaaagaaaaagagattcTG GAAGGAGAGAAGGTGCTGCTGGCAAGGAACCTGGAGTTGGAGAAGGAGCGTTGCCTGAGCCTGCAGTCTGAGCGGGATGCTAGTGTGGCTGCaaagacgtatgaggaaagacaGCTGGAGACTCTGCGAGCCACACTAGAGGAGCAGCAGGAGGcctgggctcagagagagaggcagCTGGAAGAACGCTACTGCCAGCTAAAGGAGGAGAATGAATTTCAGATTGAGAGAGAGAAG TTGGCTTTCAAGAAAGAAGCTCAGCATGCCTTGGACGCTCAGCAGCTCTTGACCTCTGTGCAAGCAGAGGTACAGCAGTTGGAGGGGAACTTAGATGTGGTCCGGCATGAGAGGGACAGCCTGCAGCTGGAAATTAGCCTTGCCAAG GTCCGCTATGAGTCACAGAAGTTGAAACTGGAGTCGGACCTGAAGGTGGCATTGGAGCAGCAGGTCACCGAACAACTGGCTGAACTGCACAGAGAGAACATGCAGCAGATGATGACCTTACGGGAGCAGCACAG GAAACAGCTGTTGGAGCTAAGCACTGCGCAGGAAAAGGAGCTGGCTAGTCAGCTTTCCCAGTTTCAGGCAGAGATGCAGGAGCGGGATGAAAAGCAGCGACGTGTGATGGACGAGTATGAGCTCAG GTTAGCTCGAAATCAGGAGGAGATCCAGGACCTACTGTCTAGCCGAAGGAAGTTGGAGCTGCAAAGGGCAGAAATGGTGGGACGCCTGAAGACCATGATGCAGTCTCACTGGAATGAGGCCCTCCGCTTCTTAATGAGTGAGGGGTCATCTTCAGGACACCAG CTTCAGAGAGAACTTTCCCAGCCTCCTCTGGCTGCCTCTACAGACTCCGTGATGCCAAGAACCTTGGATGGGAATCCTCCACCTCCCTttacctcctccctgggcctatcCGAGATGGAGCGTAGAGCCACTCCAGGGGCCTCGTTTCAGGAGGGACCCCAGAATTCCCTACCTGAGCATTCTGGCATCACTGTGTCCGAGCTGAGACCCCATATTGACAGCTGGGAATCCCACGCTGCTTTCCCCTGGGCAGTGCCCTTGCAACCAGCCCTCCAGCGCAGTTCTCAGCAGCAGGACGCCCAGCCCAGCGCTGCCAGCCAACAGACAGAGCACAGCAGCTACGTCCACTCCAGCGAAGGCAAGTTCTACCCACTGCTCTCCTCCGACCTCAGCCAGCTGCTGAACCACAGCATCGTCAGCCAGTACAGCTTCAACCCACTGGAGCCCCTACCTGACGAAACAG CACTCGGCTTTGAGCAGGACAACCCAGCGGAGCACCCATTCACCGATGAGCCTGAAAAAGTGATGGGGTCAGATCCAGCAGTCAGCGAGGACAGCCTGTTGCAGAACCCCAGCATAGAGAAACTGAAGCGCCAAGATCTGCAGCAGTACATCCAGTTG CTGCTGGACCGTACACCTGGAGATCCCCTAAATGAGAAGCAGGAGAAGCCTGAACAAG GAGGATCTCTGGGTTTCCAAGACAAGCTTCTGGATTGTTGGGACCAGACACGACTCCCAGTATCCAGTCAGCAAATCATGTCTCGCATCCCACCAGCTGTGCAGAAAACCAAGGCCCCTGAAATCATTTCCAGGATCATAAGCCAAGGAGCATATAGCCCACCTAAACCAAacatag GTCCTCAGAGTGGAGTGGTATCACCCAAGGCATTGGCAGAGATTTCCCGCTGGCTTCATTGTCAGCAGGTTCGCACTGACCACACCATGCCCAGGATGGAGGAGCTTCTCACATACCTACAAGCCATGGACCACAGCAA GTTCCAAGATAAAGAAGAGAGGAGTTACAGCCAACCCTCAGCTCGCCGCAACCTGGACCCTCGACTGAATGAGGCTGTCAGGAAGGAG ccACCATCTGCCACCCGTCGCCCTGTCTCTGCACGTCCCGTTAGTGAGAAGAATCAGCTTGCCCCAAAGCTCAGCAAGAAGGCAGCGCCCTCAGGCCAAAGTAGCACAAAGGGCAGCAAATCTGGCATCTGGAGATAA